Proteins encoded in a region of the Marinococcus sp. PL1-022 genome:
- a CDS encoding ATP-dependent helicase — translation MGIIDTKNTINEMHSGDKEQLEAIYSVSNRLLIEAPAGYGKTRTIISKVAYALTKKENENHKKFLILSFSVNSASKIREDVKEQIPKLLTKEKKKLIISNYHGICRSILKKYGYLLNNNFNSIQDMISIEENQTELTELVENANNGVKLTNYEKELLISFNECLKKSSNINGKFIKKNYKEYIEIVLNKLIPNFYIPYNSFLILTIYLFREYKEIKKFYKNYFQMIIVDEFQDTNFLSFFFLSQLVSNDNQLMLVGDPLQRIYGFIGAMPNLMQICKRKYDMKEITLLNNYRFQSNSQMSQLEKIIRHNAEEFLQPDEVRETSIPLLLARDQNSEVDEIINKIISLKEHESETRLVVLARQKFNNRNLDILIEELKNREVPFFYALYSEQDDEYINFHKECKNLLTFFLSDSPSITKRFTDNFLSEIKKLYSLNESNTINSLIVLLGIFLKRLKSDYRHMNNEQKIELLIETFSNYTLKNHLEYVEEKLVISTIHASKGLEWDYVFLPDMEQFVFPSAQGFCAECAIHSKLNITSGLNCVPDVERFNEDHKKVYLEELSVFYVAVTRAKKKVFFSASRKRINGEGKIKFAKLSCFLNLSGISHESF, via the coding sequence AAAAGAAAATGAGAATCACAAAAAATTTTTAATTCTATCTTTTAGCGTGAACTCTGCGTCTAAAATAAGAGAAGATGTGAAAGAACAAATTCCAAAATTATTAACCAAAGAAAAAAAAAAATTAATTATATCGAATTATCATGGTATATGTCGGAGTATATTGAAAAAATACGGATACTTGCTTAATAATAATTTTAATTCTATTCAAGATATGATAAGCATAGAAGAAAACCAAACAGAATTAACAGAATTAGTTGAAAATGCGAATAATGGTGTTAAATTAACAAATTATGAAAAAGAATTATTAATTAGCTTTAATGAATGTTTGAAAAAATCCTCAAACATAAATGGAAAATTTATAAAAAAGAACTATAAGGAATATATAGAAATTGTCTTAAATAAGCTAATTCCTAATTTCTACATACCTTATAATTCCTTTTTAATACTAACCATTTATCTTTTTAGGGAATATAAAGAGATAAAAAAGTTCTATAAAAATTATTTCCAAATGATTATTGTTGATGAATTTCAAGACACTAATTTTTTAAGTTTCTTTTTTTTAAGTCAACTAGTTAGTAATGACAATCAGTTGATGCTTGTAGGCGATCCCTTACAAAGAATTTATGGTTTTATAGGAGCTATGCCAAATTTAATGCAAATATGCAAAAGAAAATATGATATGAAGGAGATAACTCTTCTAAATAATTATAGATTTCAAAGCAATTCACAAATGTCTCAATTAGAAAAAATTATTAGACATAATGCAGAAGAATTTTTGCAGCCAGATGAAGTTAGAGAAACTAGCATTCCTTTATTATTAGCTAGAGATCAAAATTCAGAAGTAGATGAAATAATAAATAAAATAATAAGCTTAAAAGAGCATGAAAGTGAAACACGGCTTGTAGTATTAGCTCGGCAAAAGTTCAATAATAGAAATCTTGATATACTAATTGAAGAATTGAAAAATAGAGAAGTACCTTTCTTTTACGCATTGTATTCTGAACAAGACGATGAATACATTAATTTTCATAAAGAATGCAAAAATTTATTAACTTTTTTTCTCAGTGATAGTCCTAGTATTACTAAGAGATTTACTGATAATTTTTTATCTGAAATAAAAAAACTTTATTCGCTGAACGAAAGCAATACTATAAATTCACTTATTGTACTTTTAGGAATTTTTCTAAAAAGATTAAAGAGTGACTACAGGCATATGAATAATGAGCAAAAAATCGAATTACTAATCGAAACTTTTTCAAATTATACATTAAAAAACCATTTGGAATATGTAGAGGAGAAATTAGTTATCTCTACTATACATGCATCTAAAGGGTTAGAATGGGATTATGTTTTCCTTCCAGATATGGAGCAGTTTGTTTTTCCCTCTGCTCAAGGATTTTGTGCAGAGTGCGCCATACATTCTAAGCTAAACATTACGAGTGGTTTGAATTGTGTTCCTGATGTAGAAAGATTCAATGAAGACCATAAGAAAGTATATTTAGAAGAATTGAGTGTATTTTATGTAGCGGTTACTAGAGCAAAAAAGAAAGTGTTTTTTAGTGCTAGTCGAAAAAGAATAAATGGTGAAGGCAAAATCAAATTTGCAAAGTTGAGTTGCTTTCTAAACTTAAGCGGTATTTCCCATGAAAGTTTTTGA
- a CDS encoding class I SAM-dependent methyltransferase, producing the protein MDETTPVEQLFELVDDLTKTIQQELSITYLEAIAEAGEDIFQGTVVQRISAEEKDRLEQSLEEKMPEAMEQEDIRKAFQLALIKGMKQSVQQHHAITPDAVAIFMGYLVDKLMNGRKEFVVADPAVGTGNLLSAVLNQLSEKNIEAYGSEVDETLIKIAYTLANLQEHAVQLFHQDSIEQFGAPAPDVVMSDLPVGYYPKNQIAELYQLGGTDGKSYVHHLLVEGMMNRLKPGGFMVLLIPNNLFEDEKAAELQAYVKRHAHTLGLLQLPETMFQAKEASKSIWMLQKKSPDVKQPGQALLAELPSFSRQEALQDMMKRINDWFVQEGFIDK; encoded by the coding sequence ATGGATGAAACGACACCGGTGGAACAATTATTTGAATTGGTGGATGACCTTACAAAAACGATACAGCAGGAACTGAGTATAACGTATTTAGAAGCGATAGCCGAAGCTGGAGAGGATATCTTTCAGGGCACAGTAGTGCAGCGTATATCTGCCGAGGAAAAAGATCGTCTGGAGCAGAGTCTGGAAGAAAAGATGCCTGAAGCGATGGAGCAGGAGGATATTCGTAAAGCGTTTCAGCTCGCTTTGATTAAAGGAATGAAGCAGTCCGTACAGCAGCATCATGCTATTACACCGGACGCTGTTGCTATTTTCATGGGTTATTTAGTAGACAAGCTGATGAACGGACGTAAAGAATTTGTGGTCGCGGACCCGGCTGTAGGTACAGGCAATCTGCTGTCAGCCGTATTAAACCAGCTGTCGGAAAAAAATATTGAGGCCTACGGTTCCGAAGTTGATGAAACGTTAATTAAAATTGCCTATACGCTCGCGAACCTGCAGGAGCATGCTGTTCAGCTGTTTCATCAGGACAGTATCGAACAATTCGGTGCGCCTGCTCCGGATGTGGTCATGAGTGATCTTCCGGTCGGCTACTATCCGAAAAATCAAATAGCCGAACTGTATCAGCTGGGCGGCACAGACGGAAAATCCTACGTGCATCACCTGCTTGTGGAGGGCATGATGAACCGGTTGAAGCCGGGTGGTTTTATGGTGCTTCTTATTCCAAACAACCTGTTTGAAGATGAAAAAGCAGCGGAGCTTCAGGCTTATGTAAAAAGACATGCGCATACGCTCGGTCTTCTTCAGCTGCCGGAAACGATGTTTCAGGCCAAAGAAGCCTCAAAAAGTATATGGATGCTTCAAAAGAAAAGTCCTGATGTAAAACAGCCGGGGCAGGCACTGTTGGCAGAGCTGCCATCATTCAGCCGTCAGGAAGCTCTGCAGGATATGATGAAGCGGATCAATGACTGGTTTGTACAAGAAGGGTTTATCGATAAATAA
- a CDS encoding acetate kinase — MSTIIAINAGSSSLKFQLLQMPEETIITKGVVERIGLESPFITVEVQGGKKTEYPSLQNHEEAVKALLDSLTKYNVITDVNDIEGVGHRVVHGGEAFSDSVLITEQVLSELENVSELAPLHNPANIVGIKAFRDILPDVPSVAVFDTAFHQSIPKEKYLYGVPYEYYEKYGVRKYGFHGTSHKYVSQRMTELMDRPENDLKIISCHIGNGASITAVDQGASVDTSMGFTPLAGVMMGTRSGNIDPALIPYLMEKTGQTAAEVIDTLNKKSGLLGVSGASSDFRDVVQQAEQGVERAQTALDIYLTRMHKYIGTYAASMNGVDAVIFTAGVGENSALVREKVMEGLEFMGIQIDKEKNSQASGEAFIQTDDSRVAVAVVPTDEEVMIARDTVRLGQIQ, encoded by the coding sequence ATGTCTACCATTATTGCTATTAATGCGGGGAGCTCCTCGCTGAAATTTCAACTGCTGCAGATGCCTGAAGAGACCATTATCACTAAAGGGGTCGTGGAACGGATCGGCCTGGAATCCCCTTTTATTACCGTGGAGGTGCAGGGGGGAAAGAAAACCGAATATCCTTCCCTGCAAAATCATGAGGAGGCTGTAAAAGCCCTGTTGGACTCGTTAACAAAATACAATGTTATCACCGATGTTAATGACATTGAAGGGGTGGGCCACCGGGTAGTTCACGGAGGCGAAGCATTTTCGGATTCTGTATTAATTACAGAGCAGGTACTCAGCGAGCTGGAAAACGTAAGCGAGCTTGCCCCGCTTCACAACCCGGCTAACATTGTCGGGATTAAAGCGTTTCGTGATATTCTCCCGGATGTACCATCTGTAGCTGTATTTGACACAGCGTTTCATCAGTCGATCCCGAAAGAAAAATATTTATATGGTGTTCCTTATGAATACTACGAAAAGTATGGTGTTCGTAAATATGGCTTTCACGGAACCTCCCATAAATATGTCAGTCAGCGGATGACAGAGTTAATGGATCGTCCTGAAAATGACCTGAAAATCATTTCGTGTCATATTGGCAACGGTGCCAGCATTACGGCGGTGGACCAGGGAGCTTCTGTCGATACGTCGATGGGCTTCACTCCGCTTGCCGGCGTAATGATGGGCACCCGCTCCGGCAACATTGACCCGGCCCTGATTCCATATTTAATGGAAAAAACCGGCCAGACAGCTGCGGAAGTTATTGATACACTGAATAAAAAAAGCGGGCTGCTTGGTGTAAGCGGAGCGTCCAGTGATTTCCGCGATGTTGTTCAACAGGCGGAGCAGGGCGTTGAAAGAGCTCAGACAGCGCTCGATATATATTTAACCCGGATGCATAAATATATTGGCACCTATGCAGCCAGTATGAACGGTGTCGATGCGGTTATATTCACCGCCGGTGTAGGCGAAAACAGTGCGCTGGTGCGTGAAAAAGTAATGGAGGGCCTTGAATTTATGGGCATTCAAATTGATAAAGAGAAAAACAGCCAGGCTTCGGGAGAGGCGTTTATTCAGACAGATGACTCCCGGGTGGCCGTTGCAGTGGTTCCTACCGACGAAGAAGTAATGATTGCACGGGACACAGTCCGGCTTGGCCAGATTCAATAA